The Syntrophorhabdaceae bacterium genome contains a region encoding:
- a CDS encoding radical SAM protein, whose translation MILIHPPIVKPSEPPPGLARLAGALLAHGVECQLVDANLEGILWLLGQEWKPGDTWSNRAVRNRGRNLTALRKGTTYLSPDRYRRAVNDVDRVLRLAGAPGIQIGLGNYRHTLLSPVKSGDLIRAAEEESLNPFYPYFRERLENLLEKSPSQIVGFSLNYLSQALTTFAMAGFLKKKFPEKKIVLGGGLVTSWMRRPGWSNPFRGLVDYLVAGPGEEALLALAGIELKPDLHCMPEYSLLPVDLYLAPGLILPYSASTGCYWSGCAFCPERAEGSPYDKTPDPVAAKDLRDLTRKLKPSLIHIVDNALSPSLMKGLALDPPGAPWYGFARITPHLTDPGFCAALRKSGCVMLKVGLESGDQAVLDAMHKGTDLTVSSDALKALKKAGIATYVYLLFGTPTETEETAGKTLSYTAAHADLIDFLNVAVFNLPVNSQEAGVLETVDFYEGDLSLYRDFTHPEGWGRKQVRTFLAKEFRKNAAIQAIIRRDPPVFTSNHAAFLCDFSFDNFPCRI comes from the coding sequence ATGATCCTCATCCATCCCCCCATCGTCAAACCGTCCGAGCCCCCTCCGGGCCTGGCCAGGCTCGCAGGTGCATTACTCGCCCACGGGGTCGAATGCCAACTTGTGGACGCCAACCTGGAAGGCATCCTCTGGCTTCTGGGGCAGGAATGGAAACCGGGAGATACGTGGAGCAATAGGGCGGTCCGTAACAGAGGCAGAAATCTGACAGCCCTGAGGAAGGGAACAACTTATCTTTCCCCTGACCGCTACAGAAGGGCCGTGAATGACGTAGACCGGGTCCTCAGGCTGGCCGGAGCCCCCGGAATACAGATCGGGCTCGGAAATTACCGGCACACGCTCCTCTCCCCGGTTAAGAGCGGGGATTTGATACGGGCTGCGGAAGAAGAGTCCCTCAACCCTTTCTATCCCTATTTTCGCGAGAGGCTCGAGAATCTTTTGGAAAAATCCCCATCACAGATCGTCGGCTTCTCCCTCAATTATCTGAGCCAGGCCCTCACTACCTTCGCCATGGCCGGCTTCCTGAAAAAAAAGTTTCCCGAGAAGAAGATCGTGCTGGGAGGGGGGCTCGTCACCTCATGGATGAGAAGACCGGGGTGGAGTAACCCTTTTAGAGGCCTGGTCGACTATCTCGTGGCAGGGCCCGGAGAAGAGGCCCTTCTCGCGCTCGCCGGGATCGAACTAAAACCGGACCTCCATTGCATGCCTGAATATAGTCTGTTGCCCGTAGACCTTTATCTGGCGCCCGGGCTCATCCTTCCCTACAGCGCGTCCACCGGGTGCTACTGGAGCGGGTGCGCCTTTTGTCCGGAGAGGGCGGAGGGGAGCCCCTATGATAAGACGCCCGATCCCGTGGCGGCAAAAGATCTTCGCGACCTTACCCGAAAGCTTAAGCCATCTCTGATCCATATAGTAGATAATGCGTTGAGCCCGTCGCTGATGAAGGGATTGGCCCTCGATCCACCGGGCGCCCCGTGGTATGGCTTTGCCCGGATCACTCCACACCTCACGGATCCCGGGTTTTGCGCGGCCCTCAGGAAATCGGGCTGTGTCATGTTGAAGGTGGGATTGGAATCGGGCGACCAGGCCGTCCTCGACGCCATGCACAAGGGCACCGATCTCACCGTTTCCTCGGACGCGTTAAAAGCCTTGAAAAAGGCGGGAATCGCCACCTATGTGTATCTCCTTTTCGGGACGCCTACGGAGACGGAGGAGACGGCAGGGAAGACCCTTTCCTATACCGCCGCCCATGCGGACCTCATCGACTTCCTCAATGTCGCCGTATTCAACCTTCCCGTGAACTCGCAGGAAGCAGGCGTCTTGGAGACGGTCGATTTCTACGAAGGGGACCTCTCCCTCTATCGCGATTTCACCCATCCCGAAGGGTGGGGAAGAAAGCAGGTGAGGACCTTCCTCGCGAAGGAATTCAGAAAGAATGCCGCGATTCAGGCCATCATAAGGAGAGACCCTCCCGTATTCACGTCGAACCACGCTGCTTTTTTGTGTGACTTCTCTTTTGACAACTTCCCTTGCAGGATATAG
- a CDS encoding CAP domain-containing protein, with product MVAMKTVITRSLALLVATLLASAALWSCAGPVMRSAAPADNGLPLNEGARSVTLSDMERDVVRQINDLRANPKKRAAGLKGGEETEEAALFLNKITPLPPLKVSRGLCLAARELLIDHGPRGLTGHKGSDGSTSFVRMNKYGQWDGKAGENLYYGYGDAHRLMQAALTEGGSQGWEQRNNLVSPNFNVIGIACGPHHVYRTMCVIDFAESYLEMP from the coding sequence ATGGTCGCCATGAAAACCGTCATCACCAGATCCCTTGCACTCCTTGTCGCCACCCTTCTGGCGAGCGCCGCGCTCTGGTCCTGCGCCGGCCCCGTGATGAGAAGCGCGGCCCCCGCCGATAACGGGCTTCCTCTTAATGAAGGCGCACGAAGTGTCACCCTCTCCGATATGGAAAGGGATGTGGTGAGGCAGATCAACGATCTGAGGGCCAATCCAAAAAAACGGGCTGCCGGCCTGAAGGGCGGGGAGGAAACGGAGGAAGCGGCTCTCTTTCTCAATAAAATAACCCCCCTGCCCCCTCTCAAGGTCTCCCGCGGCCTTTGCCTTGCGGCGCGGGAGCTTCTCATCGATCACGGCCCCAGGGGGCTCACCGGCCATAAAGGGAGCGACGGCAGCACGTCTTTCGTGCGGATGAACAAGTATGGCCAGTGGGATGGCAAGGCAGGGGAGAACCTCTACTATGGCTACGGGGACGCCCACAGGCTGATGCAGGCGGCCCTTACCGAGGGAGGCTCTCAGGGATGGGAGCAGAGGAACAATCTCGTCAGCCCCAATTTTAACGTAATCGGCATCGCATGCGGTCCCCACCATGTCTATCGGACCATGTGCGTCATCGATTTTGCCGAATCATATCTCGAAATGCCCTGA
- a CDS encoding carboxymuconolactone decarboxylase family protein, which yields MNEEEIKKRTQETARKLFGKGIKMDPPYVMWKQFDRDLANDLSKHITGNLYSRTVLTLPERQMAACAMLAALGAADELKLHVNAALNVGCDPKKLAEVFFQLAPYGGMPLVNKALEVYRDVLKERGEWEAFQAL from the coding sequence ATGAATGAGGAAGAAATAAAGAAGCGGACCCAGGAGACAGCCAGGAAGCTCTTCGGTAAAGGCATAAAAATGGACCCTCCTTACGTAATGTGGAAACAGTTCGACAGGGACCTGGCAAATGACCTCTCGAAGCATATTACGGGCAATCTCTATTCCAGGACCGTCCTCACCCTGCCTGAGAGGCAGATGGCTGCCTGCGCCATGCTCGCGGCCTTAGGCGCGGCGGACGAGCTGAAGCTCCACGTGAATGCGGCCCTCAATGTGGGCTGCGATCCCAAAAAGCTGGCCGAGGTCTTCTTCCAGCTGGCGCCCTACGGCGGAATGCCCCTGGTCAACAAGGCCCTGGAAGTCTACAGGGATGTGCTTAAAGAGCGGGGGGAATGGGAGGCATTTCAGGCGCTTTAG
- a CDS encoding histidine triad nucleotide-binding protein — MEEECIFCRIVRKERPAEIVYEDDTIVAFKDRFPHAPVHLLLVPRKHIRSINDLADSDWAVVSTLVMKARELAERFHISRSGYKLLFNVERGAGQVIFHLHLHLIGGWDRERA; from the coding sequence ATGGAAGAAGAGTGCATTTTCTGCCGGATCGTACGGAAAGAGAGGCCTGCCGAGATCGTCTATGAAGATGATACGATCGTGGCCTTCAAGGACAGGTTTCCCCACGCGCCGGTCCACCTTCTCCTGGTGCCCCGGAAGCACATCAGGAGCATCAACGATCTTGCCGATTCAGACTGGGCCGTCGTCTCCACCCTGGTCATGAAAGCCCGGGAACTGGCGGAGCGATTCCATATTTCACGCTCCGGCTATAAGCTGCTTTTTAATGTCGAGCGCGGCGCGGGGCAGGTGATTTTCCATCTTCACCTCCACCTAATCGGAGGCTGGGACCGCGAAAGGGCCTAA
- a CDS encoding cupin domain-containing protein: MKITDLTKVEKKKMELEGADKVFKQVPIGKDDGTPLMSLRVFTFEPGGHTPYHTHPFEHVNYIIEGSGVLVTGSGEERPVKKGDFVLVLPHEKHQYRNTSDGSMVMICGAPKEYE; encoded by the coding sequence ATGAAGATCACGGACCTTACAAAAGTTGAAAAGAAAAAAATGGAGCTGGAGGGAGCCGACAAGGTCTTCAAACAGGTCCCTATCGGAAAGGATGACGGCACTCCCCTGATGTCGCTCAGGGTCTTCACCTTCGAACCGGGAGGGCACACGCCCTATCATACCCATCCCTTCGAACACGTAAATTACATCATAGAGGGAAGCGGCGTCCTGGTCACCGGGAGTGGAGAAGAGAGACCAGTGAAGAAGGGAGATTTCGTCCTGGTCCTCCCTCACGAGAAACACCAATACCGGAATACTTCGGACGGATCGATGGTAATGATATGCGGCGCTCCGAAAGAGTATGAGTAA
- a CDS encoding VOC family protein produces MQKISPFLWFDDNAEEAVKFYTSVFKNSKLDRITRYGEAGPGPQGAVMMLSFTLNGQDFVALNGGPVFRFSPAISFVIYCETQAEVDYYWEKLSEGGEKGQCGWINRDKFGISWQVVPEVLMEMLADEDKEKVHRVMRAMLKMEKIDIRTLEQAYRQ; encoded by the coding sequence ATGCAAAAGATCTCACCCTTCTTATGGTTCGATGACAATGCCGAGGAGGCGGTGAAATTCTATACCTCCGTCTTCAAAAATTCGAAACTCGATCGCATCACCCGCTACGGCGAGGCGGGTCCCGGTCCTCAAGGAGCGGTAATGATGCTGAGCTTCACTCTCAACGGCCAGGATTTTGTGGCCCTCAACGGCGGTCCGGTCTTCCGGTTCTCTCCCGCCATATCATTTGTCATATACTGCGAAACGCAGGCCGAAGTAGATTATTACTGGGAAAAATTATCGGAAGGGGGAGAAAAAGGCCAGTGCGGCTGGATCAACAGAGACAAATTCGGGATCTCCTGGCAGGTGGTACCGGAGGTTCTGATGGAAATGCTAGCCGATGAAGACAAAGAAAAGGTACACAGGGTCATGCGGGCAATGCTGAAGATGGAAAAAATCGATATTCGAACATTGGAGCAGGCATATAGGCAGTAA
- a CDS encoding tetratricopeptide repeat protein — MAYNKRGDNCRKLGNYAQAIVNYLRAIEFDPEYVEAFINLGDTFRKNGHYEEAVAYYSRAIELKPECADFYAYRASAYGSLQDYEKEIADYTAIIRLKPGDAAAYGKRGMVSMKKGEYLQAIHDYTRLMNLKPDFDWAYVIRGDAREALGAHDDAIADYTKFIGMRPDQAQPYVNRGKAYCSRGDEEEGIKDFTLAIALSPDLAEAYFCRGRILKKKGDHLAAVKDLRKAVKLGSNEARDLLGSLT, encoded by the coding sequence TTGGCTTACAACAAAAGGGGCGACAACTGCCGTAAGCTTGGAAATTATGCGCAGGCCATCGTCAATTATTTACGCGCCATAGAATTCGATCCGGAGTACGTGGAGGCATTTATCAATCTCGGCGACACGTTCAGAAAAAATGGACATTATGAAGAAGCGGTCGCCTATTATTCCAGGGCCATAGAATTGAAGCCGGAGTGCGCCGATTTCTATGCCTACCGGGCGAGCGCCTACGGGAGCCTTCAGGACTACGAGAAAGAGATCGCCGATTATACCGCCATTATACGTCTCAAGCCCGGCGATGCCGCGGCCTACGGTAAGCGGGGCATGGTCTCGATGAAAAAGGGCGAGTACCTGCAGGCGATACATGACTACACCAGGCTTATGAATCTGAAGCCGGATTTCGATTGGGCCTATGTAATACGAGGGGATGCCCGTGAAGCCCTCGGCGCCCATGACGACGCGATCGCGGACTATACGAAATTTATCGGTATGAGACCGGATCAGGCCCAGCCATACGTAAACAGAGGAAAGGCCTATTGCAGTCGCGGAGACGAAGAAGAAGGGATAAAGGACTTTACCCTGGCCATAGCCCTGAGCCCGGACCTGGCGGAGGCGTATTTTTGCCGCGGCAGGATACTCAAAAAAAAGGGCGACCACCTTGCCGCGGTAAAAGACCTGAGAAAGGCCGTCAAACTCGGCAGTAATGAAGCCCGGGATCTTCTGGGCAGCTTGACGTGA